The following is a genomic window from Rhododendron vialii isolate Sample 1 chromosome 9a, ASM3025357v1.
AGAGGGATCCAAACTCAGTTAGAGGATATattctgaaatttgaaaagttgttaggaGTATTTATTGCCTGACTATCTTTTAAGCTTAAgcgtttgaaaatttaaaagaatATTTAGGCTAAGTAAGCctgattattttttcaaatctaACGATAAGGACTCGTCTGGTTATGCCAAAAACTGAACTCTGTCCTAATTTACAAGCCTAGATCTTAAACAAGATCAAGGCatgggggggcattgtttacacccgtttttggcacccagtcctgggcaagcgttggacaaccatttaattattattcaattaaattgggccataaAATGAAGAGTCGTTGGGCTAAGATTAATGGGCCAAGGCAATATCAATTCGGCCCGTTCAATTTTAGTCCAAACCGGATGTAGAATCAAAAAGTCGTGGGCCGTGGGCTACGTTGTTTGAAGAATAAATAAGGCCCAGCTAGCCTTTAACAAGGCCTGTTACATTCTTGAAGGCCCATGACCCATGAGGAGCAAAAGGACGAAGAAATGGGAATGGCTGCCACATGGCTATTTGACTTAGTCAAATTAGCCCATTATTCGTTAATGCCCACAGAAAAAGGGAATGAGGTGGCCCATTACTTGTCAACTGTCCATGGAAACAGGAGGTGGAATACCCAATATTTCCAGTAACTTCCCATGATCAAGAATAAACATatgggtaattgttatttacctcTAATAATcacccatgatcccactaaatatgttagtggATGGTTATTGCCGACATGTGGCAGAACCCAGAGCTCATATGGGACACGTGTCATCAcgagaagaggacaacaagctCCTTGCATGCAAAAAATTCGAAgactcttggcctataaatactagaagacaagaagaaaaaaggatccacacaccaatcaagctcaacgtttaaaaaaccaaagccttcccagcgaagcaattatctcactttTCTCATCACTACTCAATTACTTCTCCAAGTAATTTgagttttctatctctcttgtaccccaactttattattacgacataataaagttattcatatctctcttgtatccccgaCCTTATTATTACATTATAATAAAGTCATTCTACGGtgctacttcttttcctacacggttaggaaattatcaagtcctcgctcgtagaggcaaaaccacgaaccaacactgcaatccagcccttaggtttgcagcactattgccctcacggttaagaagtcagaaaagtgacgctcagccctttacgttagacgcgacaagtcttggcacgcccgctcagtacttgagccatttcggagccaaATAGTTAGTGAGTAAgagtaatgatgatgggtaagtaaagaaagcaaaagaaaaaattaatgtgaaagatataataataatgtctttttaataaattgatgTTACGaaacagaacacttaaaaatggacggaaggagtattacTTATAGAGTGTTTATGAAAGGTATGGCTTTTCATTCCAAAGTTGATCTGTTACAATACGtactttcgtttttttttttttaaatttatgtaGACTGCATGTTAGAACTTAAAGATTTTTCAGTTCAAACAAGACCGGAAATAACATTGGATTTGATTGTGAAAAAGAAATCGAGAACATGAACAATAAGTGCCCCATCTGTACCAAATTTATGGCTCCGCCACTgtatgtaggagagagagagagattctaaGGACTCCCAAATTGCAAAAATGCAACTCAGTAGTAGGAGCATTTTGTCATTGCACATGTTCACCGCCACAAAATACATTTCCCAGGATCGTTCCCAAAAGTTTCTTCTACCAAAAGCTTACATATATAGCAAAACTGAAACAAAAGAGAACATACGAGAGAAGCTGCTACAAGAGACATCATAGAGAAGGGGACAACAATAAGTACATAAACCAACCGGGCCATGTTTCGAACAATCTGTGTAATCTAagttaataaaaaatgaaaaggattTCCACTAATAGCcttaataaaaaatgaaaaggattTCCACTAATAGCCCCGGACAAGGGGTAAAATCTCGGGGCTGCTCTGTATCTAAGACTTACATGCCATCAAACTAGGTGATTTCCATGCGTAGACATCATTGGTTCCCCCCGCACGTGTCCAGAGGCTTCCTCTCGCTCATTCTCAACAATCACTGTATTGAAAGCTTAGCCAAGTACCCTAATCACACTTGATGTTTCGGTAGATCCTTCTTACGAACAAATTGGAACCCAAATAACCAACAGCTCCTGAAATATTTAGAAAGGTCGGCCAGAAGTTATTTACATATGAAGAGCGATAAATACATAATGAAAATAACTCAAGCACAGGTCCCTGTAAACCCTAGTAAGCCCCAGATACAACTGGACTTGACACAGTCAAACCCTCAACTTCgttcaaaatacaaaaactaaaaaatcaaattcattaAAGAATAGATTTCAAGAGGAAACAGATGGCCTCTTGAGACAGATCGAACCAATCAAAATTCTGACCCGATTTAACTGATCCTTCATTCTGGCCCACTAATTCCACTAAATACCAGGCAAAGAATACATATTGGAGTTCTCTTTCGAAAGGACTTCAAATCGAATATCACATTCCCTAATACGGTTACCAGTGTTCCATAGAAACTTGCTTCAAAATGGTAAAGCTTTGGGATGTAGAAAATATTCTTCACATGAATTAGAAGAAGCAACAATAACAAGGTGCAGGAAGGCAAAATTTGGAATGGAAGCAGTACAACTCACCGCAGAGAATTCCTAACCCAAGGCAAAACATGAGAGTGTATCCAAAATAGAAGCTGGTCTGGAAGAAGCCTGACATCTTAGTCTTGACAGAGTAGTAATATATTGAATACAAGTACACATAGACAGCCGTGGAGGCAGCAGAGAAAAATGAAGTCCACTGCCAGTGATAGTTCTCAGCATTTAGCAAGAAATATGTCCCAACAATTGTAACGCAAACCGTTACAATCAAGAGAATCACAAAAACCAGCAGCATAAATCCATAGACATAGTACACCTGTCAAGTGTAAGATAAAAAAGTGTCATTGAACTTTGACCAGGCATTTGATTAAGCAGGGGGGGGAGTTGTTTCTCTTATTTATCCcttcaaaagtgcaaaatgaaaaaaaattggaactaCATTTTACCACAAAACATCATCAAGCAGAATAAATGAAACTATCGACCATTCAAACAGAGCTGAATTAGTGCAAATATAATCGAAGAAATGGTTGGAACTTGGAGCTGTCAAATTGTTCAGCCACCAAGTGCCTTACATTGACCTTGAAAGGTTTATTTGATGCAATGATGTCATTTTGTTTCTATAAAACCGAGTAACATAAAGACACCTGATCTAAAGTCTTCCATCCAGATAATCTCGTACGACCCCTAAACAACTAGACTAAACTCACAATTCTAACAAATTGCAGCACTCAGAAATTTGAATCATGTAAATCGAAGGATGATTTCCCTGGGTACTGGcattttaattatttgtttatGCAAGGCGAAGGACAACCAAGCATTTGTATGAAAGCCATTCAAACATGAGAATCAAGTCGTCACATTTACCTTGTAATTCCAGAAGGATGTGAAAACAAAATACATCTCAATGAATATGCTGCCAAAGGGTAGTAGCCCTCCCATCAAAGAAACTACAGATGGTGTAAGGTACCATTTCTTCTCTGGGATTGGACGAGGAATGGTCTTCACACGGCATGGATTGTTTGGGGCACCACTACAGTTTCTTCCCACAACGGTACCAAGAAGTGCAAGGGGAAAAGAGACGAAAGCCCAAATAAGGAAAACAACCACGATCGTGCCAAAAGGAATGGCAGCTAGCGATCCATAGAATATAGCAATTGTATTCAAAACGAAACCAATCCCAAAGCACATAAATGGGAAAAGTGATGCACTGAGGAACATTGATTTTATCCAGTTTTTACCTGACAAGAAGAGGACATAAATAATGTAGTAAAACCATCAAAGAGAAGCTCTGCGTTTCAATGGTGCTATATAGAAAATCAAATGCGCATAACATCTAAGGCAAATACAGCACTAGCTAGTCATTGAGCATACCTCCATTGCGTGAATACATTCCACCACTTACGTAACCCGATATAAATGATGTCAAAGCATAGCATAGTATGAAGGTTGTCACTATGGCTCCTCTCCTGAAGAAGATAAGCAGAAGTATAAGTACCAATATGAAGCCAATGTTCggataaataacaaaaaaactcTCAAGAACGTGAATAGAAAAGGGAATAGGTCTATCCTGACAAGCAACTCAAAATCAAATGACAAACAAATTATGAATGTAGAGAACAAACATCGCCATTACCCTGGGACAACAAGGAACACAAGGAGGCGCGAATGGAGTGATCAATAAGGCAACCAACAGAAATGATCTATGGCTTGATGACAAACATGTTATTTCAAGGCTAACAAATTCATTCTCAACATACCCGATGTACAAGGTTCCAACAATTGCAACCAAGATGACAACAAGAACAAGCAACGCCAACTGAGCACCTGTCCCAACAACAGCAGAAAGTAAAACTAGATTGCGAGGAGGCCGAAAAACATCCCCATGGACGAGCTTCCAACCAGACTCCTCACTTACATCTCTTTCCTGAAAATGAGGACATAACATTTCAACCAATTATGGGTTGCCACAAGATATTAACATCTCTTATTCCAATTGAAATGTAGGCCCATTCTCCGGGGGGGTGTGGCACAGCAGATCCAGGGGAGGAAACAGTCAGTAGGGAAAACAGCAGAAGTGCTGAATGCTGCAGAACAAAAATAGACAGAAACATTCAATTGGGAACAAAAGCAAATACATTGGTTTGAGAGCATTACCAAAGACTCCAAATCATCATCCTCCCGAGCATATTTCGCGTAGTCATTTCTAAGCGTTCGCATTAGTATCATTGACACCAGACCAGTGAGAAAGATAACCATCATGAACGAATTAAAAATGGAGAACCAGTGAATCTGCATTGTACAAATGAATCACAGTTAAGTTCTAGTGAACGGTTCATAAATACCATAAACCAACTAAAAGTTCAAATCCCCTAACAACTTGGCCTAAATTATAATCTCAATTTTGTATCAACAAGCACCACAGTTGGTGAATTGCTAATGACACGCCAGTAGTAACCATCATTCCACCGTAGTAGGGACGGGGAAACACAAAGACATTTACCTGATGCTCAAAGAAAGGGTAATCCAAGTAAACATTGAAACGGCGAGCAAAAGTGACATTAGTTTTGATCCATTTGACAGAATATGTCATGTGTAGCGTTGTCCCCACTTCCAACGGTTTAGGGCTCTCTTGAGTGAGATTAACATGAATGATCTGCttaaagaaaataatcaaaatcgaacACATGAAGAGGCCATAAAAAATCCACATGGTTAAGAATCCAGAACCTGATTCTTGTTGTATTTAACAAGGATGTTCTTATGTGTGTAAAGCACATGCTTCTTGTTATCACTATTCTTGTCAGGATGTAGCTCACCAACAAAACCTACAAGATGGTAAGATGATGCATTAAAGCAGTTGGTATCATTTTACCGTCTTAAAAAGCTACAAATCAAAAGACACTGTTTCATTTTGCAACCTCAAAGTATTACACAATCCTCATTTTGGCCTTTAAacttcacttctttttttgtgaccATAAAAAATTGAGCTTAACTCTGTGATTATAATTCTTAACTTCCAATTTTCAATGTGGCGTGGTTATTTCCGTTATAAGGAAAGACAATATGGTTAAAGgactaagagcccgttccagaaagggaaaaaagtccTTAcgttttaagaaggcaatttcaagctcaaaaattatgggtttatctACAAATacgcaatatagatcttgtttgaaagatctcgatgagatcttttatacgatgcaaaaaaaaaaattgaaaatttatttttcatttacattatttttgagtttgaaaatgtgaaataagctgcttattttttaagaaggtttctgaaacggggtCTAAATGATAAAATCTCAAGTTGAGTGACCAAATGAGAAAAGGTTTAAGGGTGCAAAGTGTAATTTTTCATAGTTACAAGCAAAGGttaaatacaaaacaaaaacaaaaagtaaaacaacaCGTACCCCATAGAGGTAGATCATCTGAACTTGTAATCAGCAACCAGAGACCAAGAAAAATGAGATCAGAAAAAAAGGCAACAAAAATTAGGATAGAACTTCAAGAAACTATATAAAAAATTGCAACACAGAAAATAAACATCCACACCAAATAAAAAGGCTATGTAATCATGTTCCCCCAAACCGTATCTCAAATGGAGCCACATAATTGGAATTATACAAATGTCAGTGCCCATCGCAATATCAAGGATCCTTACTGGTGCTCAAGGCATCCAATGCAAAAGTCAAGAGGAAAGAGTAAAAATCAGAAAgttgaaaaagcaaaaaaaaaaggacatatTCTCGAGCCTGCTAGAACTCCAAGAAATACTCCTGTCCAGTACGACACTTGACAGGCTTCcatttgtttaagtatttcTTATCTCTAATCATGTTTCTAAGCTAAATAGACAAGTTACAGGTGGTTGATGAATAGAATGAATATTCATTTTTCACTTATTACGCTGTTATGTTAAGAAAACATACCAACAAAAAGGAAATTACTGCTTTTTAATGATGACTATTACGGCAGTAGCACTTAATTACCACGATCACTATAATCATAAGTAAAAATGTATACAGATGACATTCTGATAAGCAAGGCAAAGTATGCCGTATGGCCAAAGCATTGTTCAGGCAATATATGCTGGAACTGAGGCCATCACGGATCATGGTAGAAATTGCTTAATATTAtttcaatttccattttctaatattacaatttccattttccataTAATAACTAACTTTATTCTGCTCCGAACAACAAAGTAGAACATCAAGGATACAAGCACAACCCAGTTTCTACACTAGTGACATAAGATTACAGAGAAAAGTTGCAACTGTCTAGTGTCTATGAATTCTCAGCAAAGATGATGCACTCTCTTCCCAAGCCAGGCAATTCAGAATCTTCCGAAACAAATTTGATTCCAATTTCCTTTTGAGAACCCCAAGGTCCAAATTTTTACTGCATTTTCCAATCCATTCATCCATCATCGGACCAGTAGCAAAAAGAAGATGATAGCGAATACATACCCATGAAAAATTCGAGCCAATAACTACTCTCAACAGCATCCTTAAATTGTTTCACCTTTGCTTCATCAAGTTCGATATCGCAAATGGAGTTCTTATCCACATTTTCTGCCGAACAAAGCCAAAGTTTGCCACTATTTTCAGTTAAACACAATAAACCAACCACTCAAAAGATTATGGAAGACGCTTTGTTTTGGTAAGTGTGGCAGAAGATGCACATACTTTGGAATTTTATGTCGATCTGACTATCAATGAGTTCATTGCCACCGAGAACCTCACCGAGACCACCCCACTTGTGAGCCGCATTGCTGGATTGATGACAAAATGGAAGGCTATAATAGTTGTATGTTTCTTGT
Proteins encoded in this region:
- the LOC131300554 gene encoding transmembrane 9 superfamily member 1-like — protein: MIPMRLTVGSLPSFAFIALLIVSLAFASEHDHKYQQDNPVTLWVNKVGPYNNPQETYNYYSLPFCHQSSNAAHKWGGLGEVLGGNELIDSQIDIKFQKNVDKNSICDIELDEAKVKQFKDAVESSYWLEFFMDDLPLWGFVGELHPDKNSDNKKHVLYTHKNILVKYNKNQIIHVNLTQESPKPLEVGTTLHMTYSVKWIKTNVTFARRFNVYLDYPFFEHQIHWFSIFNSFMMVIFLTGLVSMILMRTLRNDYAKYAREDDDLESLERDVSEESGWKLVHGDVFRPPRNLVLLSAVVGTGAQLALLVLVVILVAIVGTLYIGRGAIVTTFILCYALTSFISGYVSGGMYSRNGGKNWIKSMFLSASLFPFMCFGIGFVLNTIAIFYGSLAAIPFGTIVVVFLIWAFVSFPLALLGTVVGRNCSGAPNNPCRVKTIPRPIPEKKWYLTPSVVSLMGGLLPFGSIFIEMYFVFTSFWNYKVYYVYGFMLLVFVILLIVTVCVTIVGTYFLLNAENYHWQWTSFFSAASTAVYVYLYSIYYYSVKTKMSGFFQTSFYFGYTLMFCLGLGILCGAVGYLGSNLFVRRIYRNIKCD